In a single window of the Acyrthosiphon pisum isolate AL4f chromosome X, pea_aphid_22Mar2018_4r6ur, whole genome shotgun sequence genome:
- the LOC100575556 gene encoding uncharacterized protein LOC100575556, which produces MKCTSTETEEFNEKPQNITENETVLTDTSLQEGISNIELMIDTYHENVKLKEMENGSYMHSNYLMKCTSTQTEEFNEKPQNITENETVLINKPELEVISNIELRTGDTAFSTNGSNRVSNKWKSGDHVEFLFGKNVNNIYVRKIKLYKKFKNVLDRLKGENSEQYKPIAVKTGDFVAVYSTMNNGGIYRARVLMQDFEKTNNVECVLIDFGETFMIPSKNIFALPNYVSLKKIPTLVRRVSLIGVRKNSNIKINRYLSSLKGNTYVMEYDENPGPWDRKEVELKEVDSGVSLNDEIQKLF; this is translated from the exons atgaaatgtacATCAACGGAAactg aagaatttaatgaaaaaccaCAAAACATTACTGAAAACGAGACAGTGTTAACTGACACAAGTTTACAAGAAGGCATATCAAATATTGAATTGATGATTGATACTTATCAtg aaaatgtGAAGTTAAAAGAGATGGAAAATGGATCTTATATGCActctaattatttaatgaaatgtacATCAACGCAAACTg aagaatttaatgaaaaaccaCAAAATATTACTGAAAACGAGACAGTGTTGATAAACAAACCAGAACTAGAAGTCATATCGAATATTGAATTGAGAACTGGCGATACCGCTTTTTCTACTAATG GTTCAAACAGGGTTTCAAATAAATGGAAAAGTGGTGATcatgttgaatttttatttggaaaaaatgtcaataatatttatgtgagaaaaataaaattatataaaaaatttaaaaatgttttggacCGGCTAAAAGGAGAAAATA gtgaaCAATACAAACCAATAGCTGTAAAGACTGGCGATTTCGTGGCAGTATATTCTACAATGAATAACGGAGGGATTTATAGAGCTAGGGTCTTGATGCaagattttgaaaaaacaaataacgtCGAATGTGTCTTAATTGATTTTGGGGAAACTTTTATGATTCCCTCTAAAAACATATTTGCTTTGCCCAACtatgtttcattaaaaaaa ataCCAACACTAGTTCGTAGAGTTTCTCTTATTGGTGTACGCAAgaactcaaatattaaaataaaccgaTATCTATCTTCATTGAAAGGAAACACATATGTTAtg GAATACGATGAAAATCCTGGACCATGGGATAGAAAAGAAGTTGAACTGAAAGAAGTAGATAGCGGTGTGTCTCTTAATGATGAAAtccaaaagttattttaa